One genomic region from Yarrowia lipolytica chromosome 1C, complete sequence encodes:
- a CDS encoding uncharacterized protein (Compare to YALI0C24145g, similar to Saccharomyces cerevisiae YDR319C; ancestral locus Anc_5.350, some similarities with uniprot|Q9HGM4 Schizosaccharomyces pombe Hypothetical 28.8 kDa protein), translating into MSKPQIVKQETITSPDGLTSTTTTVDSDGVTTTTSTCGTVSTTTVVGPDGTHTASEGDAAFESSFPNLVKIPVGQPQEANGTTPINRRGANPSSSVRNNYKHPDLHSELTAKSFGNGMFSLLDLSLIGLVFSVLILGALVGKIVDHTYFADKRNFLNILFVKNGWLWTTIAFGYIVYETFSGSIGLGVSFGTNTSTGTRTGTTHDGVSETNSDSKANAALKLLVGISAPTPIGQLSRYIIHSLWWLLFTQWFLGIPIMDRFFVATGGKCEYQKENASPITGKTISSASCRRSGGTWIGGYDPSGHCFLLVLSTMFLVYETIPHIKRRPYKLSAKIALGTAALWTWMYFMTSLYFHTFWEKLMGVIFGLLTVQLVYVVIPYLTRPKPSVGSNN; encoded by the coding sequence ATGTCAAAGCCCCAGATTGTCAAGCAAGAAACAATTACCAGTCCAGATGGACTCActtccacaaccacaaccgTGGATAGCGACGGAgtgaccaccaccacttccaCCTGCGGAACAGTCTCCACAACCACTGTTGTGGGCCCCGACGGCACTCATACCGCCAGTGAAGGTGACGCTGCCTTCGAATCGTCTTTTCCCAACCTCGTCAAGATCCCCGTGGGACAACCCCAAGAAGCAAATGGGACGACTCCCATCAACAGAAGAGGCGCCAACCCCAGCTCGTCGGTTCGCAACAATTACAAGCACCCGGACCTCCACTCCGAGCTGACCGCCAAGAGTTTTGGAAACGGTATGTTTTCTCTCCTTGACCTGTCCTTGATTGGTTTGGTATTCTCTGTGCTTATCTTGGGTGCCCTCGTCGGCAAGATCGTCGACCACACCTACTTTGCCGACAAACGAAACTTCCTTAACATCTTGTTTGTCAAGAATGGATGGCTCTGGACCACAATTGCATTTGGGTACATTGTATACGAGACGTTCTCTGGTTCAATTGGCCTGGGTGTCTCCTTTGGCACAAACACCTCTACGGGAACCCGAACTGGAACCACCCACGACGGAGTGTCAGAAACTAATTCCGATAGCAAGGCCAACGCTGCTCTGAAACTGCTGGTCGGCATCTCTGCACCTACCCCCATTGGCCAGCTCTCCCGATACATTATCCACTCTCTGTGGTGGCTTCTCTTCACCCAGTGGTTCCTTGGTATCCCCATCATGGACCGGTTCTTTGTGGCTACCGGTGGCAAGTGTGAGTaccagaaggagaacgCAAGCCCTATTACTGGTAAGACGATATCATCAGCATCCTGTAGACGGTCTGGGGGCACCTGGATCGGTGGCTACGATCCTTCCGGTCACTGCTTCCTGCTGGTGCTGAGCACCATGTTCCTCGTCTACGAGACCATCCCTCACATCAAGCGACGACCATACAAGCTTAGTGCCAAGATTGCTCTGGGTACCGCTGCTCTGTGGACTTGGATGTACTTTATGACATCTCTGTACTTTCACACCTTCTGGGAGAAGCTTATGGGAGTCATTTTTGGATTGCTGACTGTCCAGCTTGTCTACGTCGTTATTCCTTATCTGACTCGACCCAAGCCTAGTGTTGGCTCTAACAATTGA
- a CDS encoding uncharacterized protein (Compare to YALI0C24167g, similar to Saccharomyces cerevisiae SOH1 (YGL127C); ancestral locus Anc_6.116, similar to uniprot|P38633 Saccharomyces cerevisiae YGL127c SOH1 no start), protein MAEVATAEKPVTDGIQDGSEQPDRSLRFEAELEFVQSLANPQYLSYLAHNKYLESPEFLNYLSYLEYWREPKYARFLVYPNCLHVLKLLQYATFRKEISRPDFAKQLMDEFYYAWIKPSEAGVFGDDDTLEGLKREDSQAPPGQNVKMENKDGDGDVQMA, encoded by the exons ATGGCGGAGGTGGCAACAGCCGAAAAACCTGTGACCGACGGCATCCAGGACGGATCCGAACAGCCCGACCGGTCTCTTCGCTTTGAggccgagctggag TTTGTTCAATCGCTGGCAAACCCGCAATACCTGTCATATCTGGCACACAACAAGTACTTAGAGTCACCAGAGTTCCTCAACTACCTCTCATACCTGGAGTATTGGCGAGAGCCAAAGTATGCAAGGTTCCTGGTCTACCCCAACTGTCTTCATGTTCTGAAACTGCTCCAGTACGCTACATTCCGCAAAGAAATCAGCCGGCCTGACTttgccaagcagctcatGGACGAGTTCTACTACGCATGGATCAAGCCCAGTGAGGCCGGTGTGTTTGGAGATGACGATACGCTAGAGGGTCTGAAACGGGAGGACTCTCAGGCTCCGCCAGGACAAAACGTCAAGatggagaacaaggacgGAGACGGCGATGTTCAGATGGCATAA
- a CDS encoding uncharacterized protein (Compare to YALI0C24101g, highly similar to uniprot|P11154 Saccharomyces cerevisiae YGL062w PYC1 pyruvate carboxylase 1), protein MSNVPETKVDPSLSTPEVPSQGLHSRLDKMRADSSILGSMNKILVANRGEIPIRIFRTAHELSMQTVAIYAHEDRLSMHRFKADEAYVIGDRGKYTPVQAYLQVDEIIEIAKAHGVNMVHPGYGFLSENSEFARKVEEAGMAWIGPPHNVIDSVGDKVSARNLAIKNNVPVVPGTDGPVEDPKDALKFVEKYGYPVIIKAAFGGGGRGMRVVREGDDIVDAFNRASSEAKTAFGNGTCFIERFLDKPKHIEVQLLADGQGNVVHLFERDCSVQRRHQKVVEIAPAKDLPVEVRDAILDDAVRLAEDAKYRNAGTAEFLVDEQNRHYFIEINPRIQVEHTITEEITGIDIVAAQIQIAAGATLEQLGLTQDKISTRGFAIQCRITTEDPAKQFQPDTGKIEVYRSAGGNGVRLDGGNGFAGAIISPHYDSMLVKCSCSGTTFEIARRKMIRALVEFRIRGVKTNIPFLLALLTHPTFIEGKCWTTFIDDTPSLFDLMTSQNRAQKLLAYLADLCVNGTSIKGQVGNPKLKSEVVIPVLKNSEGKIVDCSKPDPVGWRNILVEQGPEAFAKAVRKNDGVLVMDTTWRDAHQSLLATRVRTTDLLAIANETSHAMSGAFALECWGGATFDVAMRFLYEDPWDRLRKMRKAVPNIPFQMLLRGANGVAYSSLPDNAIDHFVKQAKDNGVDIFRVFDALNDLDQLKVGVDAVKKAGGVVEATVCYSGDMLNPKKKYNLEYYLDFVDRVVEMGTHILGIKDMAGTLKPAAATKLIGAIREKYPNLPIHVHTHDSAGTGVASMAAAAEAGADVVDVASNSMSGMTSQPSISALMATLEGKLSTGLDPALVRELDAYWAQMRLLYSCFEADLKGPDPEVFQHEIPGGQLTNLLFQAQQVGLGEQWKETKQAYIAANQLLGDIVKVTPTSKVVGDLAQFMVSNKLSYDDVIKQAGSLDFPGSVLDFFEGLMGQPYGGFPEPLRTEALRGQRKKLTERPGKSLPPVDFAAVRKDLEERFGHITECDIASYCMYPKVFEDYRKIVDKYGDLSIVPTRLFLEAPKTDEEFSVEIEQGKTLILALRAIGDLSMQTGLREVYFELNGEMRKISVEDKKAAVETVSRPKADPGNPNEVGAPMAGVVVEVRVHEGTEVKKGDPVAVLSAMKMEMVISAPVSGKVGEVPVKEGDSVDGSDLICKIVRA, encoded by the exons ATGTCCAACGTTCCTGAGACCAAGGTGGATCCCTCGCTCTCGACGCCCGAGGTGCCCTCGCAGGGCCTTCACAGCCGCCTCGACAAGATGCGAGCCGATTCCAGTATTCTGGGCTCCATGAACAAGATTCTGG TCGCCAACCGAGGAGAGATCCCCATTCGAATCTTCAGAACCGCCCATGAGCTTTCCATGCAGACCGTGGCTATCTACGCCCACGAGGATCGGCTCTCTATGCACCGATTCAAGGCCGACGAGGCCTATGTGATTGGTGACCGTGGCAAGTACACCCCCGTCCAGGCCTACCTTCAGGTCGACGAGATCATCGAGATCGCAAAGGCTCACGGTGTCAACATGGTCCACCCCGGATACGGTTTCCTTTCCGAGAACTCCGAGTTTGCTCGAAAGGTTGAGGAGGCCGGCATGGCCTGGATTGGCCCCCCTCACAACGTCATTGACTCTGTCGGTGACAAGGTCTCTGCCCGAAACCTGGCCATTAAGAACAACGTTCCCGTTGTGCCCGGTACTGATGGCCCTGTCGAGGACCCCAAGGACGCTCTCAAGTTTGTGGAGAAGTACGGTTACCCTGTTATCATCAAGGCTGCctttggtggtggaggccGAGGTATGCGAGTTgttcgagaaggagacgaCATTGTTGATGCATTCAACCGAGCCTCCTCCGAGGCCAAGACTGCATTTGGCAACGGAACCTGTTTCATCGAGCGATTCCTCGATAAACCCAAGCACATTGAGGTCCAGCTTCTTGCTGACGGCCAGGGCAACGTTGTACATCTGTTTGAGCGAGACTGTTCCGTCCAGCGACGACACCAGAAGGTGGTTGAGATTGCTCCTGCCAAGGACCTGCCCGTGGAGGTTCGAGACGCCATTCTTGACGACGCTGTCCGACTTGCTGAGGACGCCAAGTACCGAAACGCCGGTACCGCCGAGTTCCTCGTTGACGAGCAGAACCGACACTACTTCATCGAGATCAACCCCCGAATTCAGGTTGAGCACACAATTACCGAAGAGATTACTGGCATCGACATTGTTGCTGCACAGATCCAGATTGCCGCTGGTGCCActcttgagcagctgggaCTCACCCAGGACAAGATCTCCACTCGAGGCTTTGCCATCCAATGCCGAATCACAACCGAGGACCCTGCCAAGCAGTTCCAACCCGACACCGGTAAGATCGAGGTCTACcgatctgctggaggtAACGGAGTTCGGCTCGATGGAGGAAACGGTTTTGCCGGAGCCATCATCTCCCCTCACTACGATTCCATGCTGGTCAAGTGCTCTTGTTCCGGCACCACATTCGAGATTGCTCGACGAAAGATGATCCGAGCTCTGGTTGAGTTCCGAATCCGAGGAGTCAAGACCAACATTCCCTTCCTGTTGGCTCTTCTCACCCACCCCACTTTCATCGAGGGTAAGTGCTGGACCACTTTTATCGACGACACTCCTTCGCTGTTCGACCTCATGACCTCCCAGAACCGAgcccagaagctgcttgCCTACCTTGCCGATCTCTGTGTCAACGGCACTTCCATCAAGGGCCAGGTTGGCAACCCCAAGCTCAAGTCCGAGGTTGTCATCCCCGTGCTCAAGAACTCTGAGGGCAAGATTGTCGACTGTTCCAAGCCCGACCCTGTTGGCTGGAGAAACATTCTTGTCGAGCAGGGCCCCGAGGCCTTTGCCAAGGCCGTTCGAAAGAACGACGGTGTGCTTGTCATGGACACCACTTGGCGTGACGCCCACCAGTCTCTGCTTGCCACCCGAGTTCGAACCACCGATCTGCTGGCTATCGCCAACGAGACCTCCCACGCCATGTCCGGTGCTTTTGCCTTGGAGTGCTGGGGAGGAGCCACCTTCGATGTCGCCATGCGGTTCCTGTACGAGGACCCCTGGGACCGACTTCGAAAGATGCGAAAGGCCGTGCCCAACATCCCCTTCCAGATGCTTCTGCGAGGTGCCAATGGTGTCGCTTACTCCTCTCTACCTGATAACGCCATTGACCACTTTGTCAAGCAGGCCAAGGATAATGGAGTCGACATTTTCCGAGTGTTTGACGCTCTCAACGATctcgaccagctcaaggtCGGTGTTGACgctgtcaagaaggccggAGGAGTGGTTGAGGCCACCGTTTGCTACTCCGGAGACATGCTcaaccccaagaagaagtacaaCCTCGAGTACTACCTCGATTTTGTCGATCGTGTGGTTGAGATGGGCACTCACATTCTGGGTATCAAGGATATGGCTGGTACTCTTAAGCCCGCCGCTGCTACCAAGCTCATTGGTGCCATTCGAGAGAAGTACCCCAACCTCCCCATCCATGTCCACACACATGACTCTGCTGGTACTGGTGTGGCCTCcatggctgctgccgccgaGGCTGGAGCTGATGTGGTTGACGTGGCTTCCAACTCCATGTCTGGTATGACCTCTCAGCCCTCCATCTCTGCTCTCATGGCTACTCTTGAGGGCAAGCTTTCCACTGGCCTGGACCCTGCTCTTGTCCGAGAGCTCGACGCGTACTGGGCCCAGATGCGACTGCTGTACTCCTGCTTCGAGGCTGATCTCAAGGGTCCCGATCCCGAGGTGTTCCAGCACGAGATTCCTGGTGGCCAGCTGACCAACCTTCTCTTCCAGGCCCAGCAGGTTGGTCTGGGAGAGCAGTGGAAGGAGACCAAGCAGGCTTACATCGCTGccaaccagctgctgggcgATATTGTTAAGGTAACCCCTACCTCGAAGGTTGTCGGTGATCTGGCCCAGTTTATGGTTTCCAACAAGCTGTCATATGATGACGTCATCAAACAGGCTGGCTCTCTGGACTTCCCCGGTTCCGTGCTCGACTTCTTCGAGGGTCTCATGGGCCAGCCCTACGGTGGTTTCCCTGAGCCTCTCCGAACTGAGGCTCTGCGAGGCCAGCGAAAGAAGCTGACCGAGCGACCCGGTAAGTCTCTGCCCCCTGTTGACTTTGCTGCCGTCCGAAAGGACCTCGAGGAACGATTTGGCCACATCACTGAGTGCGACATTGCCTCTTACTGCATGTACCCcaaggtgtttgaggaCTACCGAAAGATTGTCGACAAATACGGTGATCTATCCATCGTCCCTACTCGACTCTTCCTGGAGGCTCCCAAGACTGACGAGGAGTTCTCTGTCGAGATTGAGCAGGGTAAGACTCTGATTCTCGCTCTGCGAGCCATTGGAGACCTGTCCATGCAGACTGGTCTACGAGAGGTCTACTTTGAGCTCAACGGAGAGATGCGAAAGATTTCTGttgaggacaagaaggctgctgtCGAGACTGTTTCTCGACCTAAGGCCGACCCTGGCAACCCCAACGAGGTCGGAGCTCCCATGGCcggtgtggttgtggaggtCCGAGTCCACGAGGGCAccgaggtcaagaagggcgacCCCGTGGCTGTTCTGTCTGccatgaagatggagatggttaTCTCTGCCCCTGTTTCCGGTAAGGTGGGCGAGGTTCCTGTGAAGGAGGGCGACTCTGTCGATGGTTCCGATCTTATTTGCAAGATTGTGCGGGCTTAA
- a CDS encoding uncharacterized protein (Compare to YALI0C24123g, similar to Saccharomyces cerevisiae MCM21 (YDR318W); ancestral locus Anc_5.349, weakly similar to uniprot|Q06675 Saccharomyces cerevisiae YDR318W Chromosome IV): MDTASLTNELRSLARRQQTLQARLSVLRATTTTLNQASTKNKTQDVKRKIATDVLLSKGKENLQEQEQFDSENLSRFTGTTAFRVKGFSDLLGVRIEHFSEATGTFEAPYYVILKRVSGEKHFEVFKHTIPSYVPLRSLEKQYLKGKVDLLAFVRKVRRCIQQFLFKRRVFNELQSLGAEVDADEAYRMVQLSLQGVTYTLVCGPTRVERVVEKHSKPFLLGPLSGLRRRIVRANR, encoded by the coding sequence ATGGACACGGCATCTCTCACGAACGAGCTCCGATCGTTGGCCCGGCGCCAGCAAACTCTCCAAGCGCGTCTGTCAGTTTTGAGAgcaacgacgacgactttgaACCAAGCCAGCACGAAAAACAAGACTCAGGACGTCAAACGGAAAATCGCAACTGACGTGTTGTTGTCTAAGGGAAAGGAGAACTTGCAAGAGCAAGAACAATTTGATAGCGAGAATCTCAGTCGATTTACCGGAACCACAGCGTTCCGGGTCAAGGGTTTCTCAGACCTGCTGGGGGTTCGTATTGAGCACTTCAGTGAAGCTACAGGAACATTTGAGGCGCCTTACTACGTGATTCTGAAGCGGGTTTCCGGAGAGAAACACTTTGAGGTGTTCAAACACACTATTCCGAGTTATGTGCCGTTGAGATCTCTGGAGAAACAGTATCTGAAGGGCAAGGTTGACCTGTTGGCTTTCGTTCGAAAAGTCAGACGATGCATCCAGCAGTTTCTCTTCAAGCGTCGTGTCTTTAACGAACTACAATCGTTAGGAGCCGAGGTTGATGCCGATGAAGCGTACAGAATGGTGCAACTCTCTCTACAGGGTGTCACATACACGCTTGTTTGTGGTCCCACCAGGGTAGAACGAGTTGTGGAGAAGCACAGTAAGCCGTTTCTCTTGGGTCCCTTGTCGGGATTGAGAAGGCGCATTGTTCGCGCCAATAGATAG
- a CDS encoding uncharacterized protein (Compare to YALI0C24189g, no similarity) — protein MALPSPQGCSLGACLMRSNLFCRKLHKNFVSSTTNIMDPEQNGLNGAHSAADKTTDAVPAVPAETHANHDSPDTQVASTLETNGRDSPGASSKRQGDDIETPPAKREKIPSLKLRLSLSSQDSTPPSKKSTKKDSSKDNSKKDTKKDTKKDTKATPKKATPKKATTKKDTSKKDTPKKDTPKKDTPKKDTPKKDTPKKDTPKKTAVKSEPNTAESTPAPSTPTKTTNGKKAVPCPPKFQILLSDYPEYVIWGRLQIREFLIRFNDIISIGSRHGPSLNDLTGPWNEFMYKHIITALLSVLTKDYAVHAKLPPSSNNAYNHPGPPMDKEVHTDLVKQIERIPAESERLWLMLSDYIEIANEKLGNIDPVVGKTMLKDNVEEEEVEEEGGTKLTSREVQKLGDLSTELDYEKRSIDLVGRLITLVASTEQVRNALARDNDQREASYAETVKNLNVQWYKKREELKQSRPNGAGKGRAALYEWQDVHAVAKNAWIESVEQAKYAVIMSNRHRRHRMLPVGKDHLGNTYWVCQERLTGVRDLSSFIIIEKAEGSEYPVPMQELIAYNEAHPPKPKKKKPIKKAAQQPTKEEGNEGDEETPATEEVVAEEEEEEEDEAPPLLPDPNHEFYHFSLNTSRPLLGANQNTTLYMVTCKEDGELLAKWLPYHMGEKDPTKPPNERDKFIQRIKQVSEIMLPRELIAT, from the coding sequence ATGGCGCTGCCCTCGCCCCAGGGCTGTAGTCTCGGAGCTTGCTTGATGCGATCCAACCTTTTCTGTCGAAAACTGCACAAAAACTTCGTGTCCTCAACCACAAACATCATGGATCCCGAACAGAACGGCTTGAACGGGGCCCATTCGGCCGCCGACAAGACTACCGACGCCGTGCCCGCCGTGCCCGCCGAGACCCACGCCAACCATGATTCCCCCGATACTCAAGTCGCTTCAACACTGGAGACAAATGGACGCGACTCTCCAGGCGCCTCTTCCAAACGCCAGGGAGACGACATCGAGACTCCTCCGGCTAAGAGAGAAAAGATCCCGTCGCTTAAGCTGCgcctgagcctgagcaGCCAGGACTCCACGCCGCCATCAAAGAAGTcgaccaagaaggactccAGCAAGGACaactccaagaaggacaccaagaaggacaccaagaaggatACAAAGGCAACGCCAAAGAAGGCCACTCCTAAGAAGGCTActaccaagaaggacacatccaagaaggacacacccaagaaggacacacccaagaaggacacacccaagaaggacacacccaagaaggacacacccaagaaggacacaCCCAAGAAGACTGCTGTCAAATCAGAACCCAACACGGCCGAAAGcactcctgctccttccacTCCCACAAAGACTACCAACGGCAAAAAGGCCGTGCCGTGTCCCCCAAAGTTCCAGATCTTGCTGTCGGACTACCCCGAGTATGTCATCTGGGGCCGTCTTCAGATCCGCGAGTTTCTCATTCGATTCAACGACATCATATCCATTGGATCCAGACACGGTCCCTCACTGAACGATCTCACTGGACCCTGGAACGAGTTCATGTATAAACACATCATTACCGCGCTTCTGTCAGTACTGACTAAGGACTACGCGGTTCATGCCAAGCTGCcgcccagcagcaacaatgCATACAACCATCCTGGGCCGCCcatggacaaggaggttCACACGGACCTGGTGAAACAGATCGAGCGAATACCCGCAGAGTCCGAACGGCTGTGGCTCATGCTGTCCGACTACATTGAGATCGCCAATGAGAAGCTCGGCAATATTGATCCTGTAGTTGGCAAGACCATGCTTAAGGATaatgttgaagaagaggaagtggaggaagaggggGGAACAAAACTGACTAGCCGTGAGGTCCAAAAACTCGGAGACCTGTCTACCGAGCTGGACTACGAAAAGCGGTCCATCGACCTAGTGGGGCGACTAATTACTCTGGTCGCTTCTACTGAGCAGGTACGAAACGCCCTCGCTCGAGACAATGACCAGCGTGAGGCATCATATGCAGAAACCgtcaagaacctcaacGTTCAGTGGTATAAGAAGCGAGAGGAGCTGAAACAGAGCCGGCCCAACGGAGCAGGAAAGGGACGAGCAGCACTATACGAGTGGCAAGACGTTCATGCTGTTGCTAAGAATGCTTGGATTGAAAGCGTTGAGCAGGCCAAATATGCCGTCATCATGAGCAACAGACATAGACGACACCGCATGCTGCCCGTGGGCAAAGACCACCTTGGAAACACTTACTGGGTGTGCCAAGAGCGACTCACCGGAGTTCGGGATCTTTCCAGTTTCATAATTAttgagaaggccgaggGTTCCGAGTACCCTGTTCCCATGCAAGAGCTGATAGCATACAACGAGGCTCACCCTCCCAAGccgaaaaagaagaagcctatcaagaaggctgctcAGCAAcctaccaaggaggaggggaaTGAAGGAGACGAGGAGACTCCTGCTACTGAGGAGGTGGTTgcggaggaagaagaggaagaagaggacgaGGCTCCTCCATTGCTTCCAGATCCCAACCACGAGTTCTACCACTTCAGTCTAAACACATCTCGGCCTCTTCTAGGCGCCAACCAAAACACTACCTTATATATGGTTACGTGCAAGGAGGACGGCGAGCTTTTGGCAAAGTGGCTGCCATACCATATGGGCGAGAAGGATCCCACCAAGCCTCCCAATGAGCGTGACAAGTTCATCCAGCGAATCAAGCAGGTGAGCGAGATCATGCTTCCTCGAGAGCTGATTGCCACATAA